A segment of the Fusarium musae strain F31 chromosome 2, whole genome shotgun sequence genome:
CGTTCAGCAGTTGAAGTGCAAGAACTTGAGGCGAAAGTTTCTCAGGGCGGCGGCCATACCAAATATTCATTTTCTTGAGCGTAGTCTTGACTTCACTCAGAGAGGCTCTCGTCGTCTTTGCGAGCCTCAGTTTGCCTGACGCGAGTTCATCAATGTCTTCAGGCACCCGTAAAAGGACAGAGAGCATTTGTCccaatccatcatcaacaagctgTTGCAAGAGGTGGGCTGCAGGGCTGAAATGGAGAAACGAAACGAGAACGGCTGACAAGGCGAATCCGCAAATGATATCCTGTTCTTGGCCAATGTTTGCTGCGACTTTATCGCGAGTTGCGTGATCTCGGAATTGACTGATGAATTCCTTGTTTTGTAGCTTCTGAGAAAGCTCCAGGAGTGCCCCTCTCctcaatgaagatgaagagcttcCAGGGGTTCCTATCCGAGCAAGCAggtcctccatctcatcggCAAAGCGATTGTTGGCTCCAGCTCTCCGTAGTTCATGAACGCTCTTGATAGCAGGTCGTGTCCCTCCGTCTCCGTCGACATCATCGGAGTCATCCATGGCAAATGGGTCGGCGTTGGCGGGTTCTGCAGGCGTAGCAAGAAGCGCAtccagctcttcttccacagTCATGGGCTTTTCCTGGCTGGGCTCACTGAGCTTCGAGGAAGACTCGGTCAGGATGGATCGAGATTGGCCGTACGTGTACTTGACTCTTCGGCTTTTGAGTGCAACCGTAGTGCGATTTCGGGGTCGTATCGTAGAGTCTTGAGAATAATTCTGGGAGTTGCTTTGCGATTGTTGAGAGGGAGTCGCACCTCCGCTATCTGTACCGCTATTCGGGGCCAACTGTGATTtgggcttctcttcttcagaagccGAGTCTTCCGACTCTGAGCTTTCTGCCCGCTGAGCCGCCAACCTGTCAATCAATCGCGGTCGCCGTTTCTTCGGTCTCGGTGATTCATCATCGTGATCCTTGGCCGTCGATTGCGGCGCACTTGAGCTGAGTTTTGAGGTTGGGATATCGGACTTGCTTCGAGGGAGGGGTCTAGATCGAACGTTCGAACCTTTTGGGCTCTTCTTTGAGaccggtggtggtggaggaggggcGCTGGCTTTGGTCTCATTTTCAGAGGCACCGGCTACAGGTCGCTTTGGTAGTGTAGTCGCAGGCTTCATTTGTTTTGGAGCAGTAGATTTTGTTTCCTCTTCGATTGGTTCGGAAGGCACAGCTTCCAGGcgctttctctttctcgtGTCGGTCGCATCGCGTGATCTTGATTTCTGATCATCTCCGGCTTTCGCGTGAGCGGGTTCATCGGGTCGCTTCTCAACAACGTGCTTTGGCGTTGGTTCAGATGTCGATCTCGGTAGCGACGGTTTTGATGGCTTCGCGATGGATGCGGCAGAGTCGGGGCGGCTGCTCAGAGCAGTGAACGATTCGGTGGGTTTGAATGGCATCGCGTCGCGCATGAAGCGCTTGCGCACAGGTTTGCCATACGTCATCACCTTGCGCGGGACTGACGCTGTCGAGCTATTTCGTGACGCCATAGTGTGCTCAAGTTCTGAGAGCAGAACGCGACGGTTTGAGTGGTGGGTTTATATCATATAATGAGGTTGTTGGAAGTTGAAGGGATAAGCTAAGACGACGATGCAAATGGTTGTGGAGGTAGGTCGCACCCGTTAGTGGCAGGTTCACGCCGGCAAATAAAAGGACAAAGAATGCGGCGCGCTGTCACGGATGCAGTTGCATAGGAAAGGATGATAAAAGGGACTCTGTTGCAAGGAAAGCGAGCACAATAGATGAATAATAAAACTGAAGATCATTCACACTGAATCACTGTCATGGTGGATGGATTGATCAATGAAACCTTGAAAAGGCTACGGCTGCAGTGCCGTGTTTAGCATAAAAGCTTGGGTCACATTTCGGCTGTCAATAGAGAGAGCTAAAAACTGAAGTACATCGTTCAATAGAAGAATATTAGTAGTTAACAAAGAACAATTAAATTGAATTAATTGCATAGAGTGCTTTTCGTTAAATGACTTCCAAAGCGCCACTTCCATcgttctcatctcatctcgttATCTATACCATTGGAtattcattctcatctccaCTGTCGCTATCATGAATCCATGCCCATGCCACTGCCATGCAGTGACTAGAGTGAGTGCGGTCTCCTCCGATTTTGCGAGTATCGTAGGGTAGGGTCCAGGCGCCGCCGGCCCATTTGCATCCCCGTTTTAAGCATATGCGAGACCAATACGATTGAGCATAGCAAGCGGgcaaatgcaatgcaatgcaatgcagggCTACCGACTTGTCTTATCCTCGAGAGCTCTAGTTGATgccgagcttcttctctccgCCTTTCAATTCATTCAATCTTATACCTAAACCTCTTTTGTTTTACTCTTCAACCTCTTTCTAGGTTATACCAACGATTGTACTCCGCTCGCCCACTTGGAAATATCTGAGCTTTACTTCAACCCCGCCATCACCACCGCCGACTTCTTACAACAACTCAAACACTAACAACAGCTAACATGGCGGACAAGACTCAAGATACTCACACGACACCCGTCGGTCCCTCATACCGCACTCACCAGCAGAAGCCCAGTGCCACCGTCTCTGTCGACGTCAAGCTAGACAATGTCCATGTTCTGTCGCAGACCCCTCAGCTCATTGCCCTACTGTCGTATGTCCACTTCCCTAATTGGGCCTCCCAAGCCTCGGAGCTGAGAATTGTCCAGGAAAATTCGTAGCAAGGAGACCGAGAGAGCAGACTTCATCTTCTACTCCAACCGAATCATTCGATTGCTAGTTGAGGAGGGTCTCAACCACTTGCCTGTCATTGAGCACACTGTCACTACACCCATTGGCCGAAACTACAATGGTCTCATGTTCCAGGGCAAGATCTGCGGAGTGTCCATCATGAGAGCTGGTGAGGCTATGGAGCAGGGTCTCCGTGACTGCTGCCGCTCTGTTCGTATTGGAAAGATCTTGATCCAGCGTGATGAGGAGACGGCCCAGCCCAAGCTGTTCTACGATAAGCTGCCCGAGGATATTGCTGACCGATGGGTGCTTCTTTTGGATCCTATGTTTGCTACTGGTAAGGCGATATCCCATTTCACATGTCTTTCGTGTCGCAATCCGTCTAACGCAGATATACAGGTGGCTCTGCTACCATGGCGGTTCAAGTTCTCAAGGCCAGGGGCGTCCCTGAGGAGCATATCCTGTTCCTCAACTTGATTGCAAGCCCCGAGGGTGTCAAGAACTTCTCTGCCAAGTTCCCCCGCTTAAGGGTCGTGACAGCTTTCATCGATGAGGTTTGTCACACCGCCTGCATGTACTGTCGCAACGTATTGGCTAACCGGGCATTTCTAGGgcctcgacgagaagaagtatGGATGCTCAACTCCGATGACACATGATGTGCTGACCAATCAACAGTTATATCGTTCCCGGCCTGGGAGACTTTGGAGACAGATTTTACACCATCTGAGGAAGGAATCATCGCAAAGTTTATATATCCCGAGTCGTAGGCGCATAGAAAGGGGTCGTCGAGTCATGGGTGTAACAAGTCTTGGTATTGATACAAGGCGCATAAAAGAAACGATTAATAGTCATCCTCTCCGTAGtgctcgtcgtcgtcttcatcgaccGCCGTTCGGTTACCTCGTCCAGCTCCTGCTCGAGATGTGCCAGTGTAGCCAGGCTCTGCTGCGTTATCCTCCTTGGCGACGGCGTCTACAAGCTGTTAGAGATTGTCAACGGCCTCATAGAAGGAATATTGTAGACTGACCAGCTGCGTCAACCCATTCACCGTAAACGTCAACCGCCGCAGACAGATCTGTCGCAAAGTTAGCACCCAATGCGCCGGAGGAAAGGAGAGTCCGTGGAAGCCGTACAGTTGACCGCGCATTGGAACTTTTGCCCGCAGACACGGCAGTCGAGTTGTCCGACACCAgccttcttgtcgagcttgacCGAAACCGAGTTTTCGTGGTTACAGAAGAGGCATGCGAAAGTGGTAGGAAGGGGATCTTTCTGGATTAGTGTGAGCGCAAAAGCCCCAGGGCCCCCCTaagacagaga
Coding sequences within it:
- the FUR1 gene encoding Uracil phosphoribosyltransferase, synthesizes UMP from uracil (EggNog:ENOG41), whose translation is MADKTQDTHTTPVGPSYRTHQQKPSATVSVDVKLDNVHVLSQTPQLIALLSKIRSKETERADFIFYSNRIIRLLVEEGLNHLPVIEHTVTTPIGRNYNGLMFQGKICGVSIMRAGEAMEQGLRDCCRSVRIGKILIQRDEETAQPKLFYDKLPEDIADRWVLLLDPMFATGGSATMAVQVLKARGVPEEHILFLNLIASPEGVKNFSAKFPRLRVVTAFIDEVCHTACMYCRNVLANRAFLGPRREEVWMLNSDDT
- a CDS encoding hypothetical protein (EggNog:ENOG41~BUSCO:EOG09265KPR), which translates into the protein MGKRKSSSKPMGPKKGGPGAFALTLIQKDPLPTTFACLFCNHENSVSVKLDKKAGVGQLDCRVCGQKFQCAVNYLSAAVDVYGEWVDAADAVAKEDNAAEPGYTGTSRAGAGRGNRTAVDEDDDEHYGEDDY